The following are from one region of the Advenella mimigardefordensis DPN7 genome:
- a CDS encoding GNAT family N-acetyltransferase, producing the protein MEPTQADTSPNANQAGATQLRVDSWEALREDATIVRYEVFVIEQKVPPELEMDEMDGVCIHAVAYDAQHKPIATGRLLPDGHIGRMAVRKRARGTGIGGLVLQRLIQAARTRGDTEVVLSAQVHALGFYARYGFVAEGEVYMDAGIAHRTMSLSLV; encoded by the coding sequence ATGGAACCTACACAGGCAGATACGTCACCGAATGCGAACCAGGCGGGTGCGACGCAGTTACGGGTCGACAGCTGGGAAGCGCTCAGGGAAGATGCAACGATCGTGCGATACGAAGTATTTGTGATTGAGCAAAAGGTGCCGCCGGAGCTGGAAATGGACGAGATGGATGGAGTATGCATTCATGCCGTCGCCTATGACGCGCAGCACAAGCCGATCGCGACCGGCCGGCTGCTGCCTGACGGTCATATCGGCCGGATGGCCGTGCGCAAGCGCGCCAGAGGCACGGGCATTGGCGGGCTGGTGTTGCAGCGGCTGATTCAGGCTGCGCGCACGCGTGGCGATACCGAGGTTGTGCTGAGCGCTCAGGTGCATGCCCTGGGGTTTTATGCGCGTTATGGGTTTGTGGCCGAAGGCGAGGTTTATATGGATGCCGGTATTGCCCACCGCACGATGAGTCTGTCGCTGGTCTGA
- the rlmB gene encoding 23S rRNA (guanosine(2251)-2'-O)-methyltransferase RlmB, with protein MSSRQILAGFHAVTARMRHASDSIREIYIEASRSDKRMQSLVDLAKQHEIKVIPVAPDRLDGLARGVRHQGVVAVADPKQLAVTVDDVLDVITEPAHLLILDGVTDPHNLGACLRTADAAGVHAVIAPKDRAVGLNATVQRVACGAADTVPYIMVTNLARTMRALKERDIWLIGTDDEATSDMHEVDAKAAVAWVMGAEGEGLRRLTRETCDQLVRIPMLGSVESLNVSVASAVCMFETVRQRK; from the coding sequence ATGTCTAGCCGTCAGATCCTGGCAGGATTTCATGCCGTGACTGCAAGAATGCGTCACGCATCAGATTCCATCCGGGAAATTTATATTGAAGCCTCGCGCAGTGACAAGCGCATGCAAAGCCTGGTTGACCTGGCCAAACAACATGAAATCAAGGTGATTCCCGTTGCCCCGGACCGGCTCGACGGGTTGGCCAGGGGCGTGCGTCATCAGGGCGTGGTGGCAGTGGCCGATCCCAAGCAATTGGCCGTCACGGTTGACGATGTTCTTGATGTCATTACCGAACCGGCCCATCTGCTGATTCTGGATGGCGTGACCGACCCGCATAATCTGGGTGCCTGCCTACGGACTGCGGACGCGGCGGGCGTACACGCCGTGATTGCCCCCAAGGATCGTGCGGTGGGTCTGAACGCAACGGTGCAGCGGGTTGCCTGCGGCGCGGCCGATACGGTGCCCTATATCATGGTGACCAATCTGGCCAGAACCATGCGCGCGTTGAAGGAGCGGGATATCTGGCTGATTGGTACCGATGATGAGGCCACCAGCGATATGCATGAAGTGGATGCGAAAGCTGCGGTGGCCTGGGTGATGGGCGCCGAAGGCGAGGGCCTCAGAAGGCTGACGCGGGAAACCTGCGATCAGCTGGTCCGCATTCCGATGCTGGGATCGGTCGAAAGCCTGAACGTAAGCGTAGCCAGTGCGGTCTGTATGTTTGAAACAGTTCGTCAGAGAAAGTAA
- a CDS encoding SirB2 family protein, which yields MSGYLMVKHTHMTLAVLSLLFFILRAGWSISGSSLLARPFVRIAPHVIDTLLLACGLYLLSFIGMQTFIVAKLIGLVLYIVLGTMAIKRARTAGQKAIFATLAVLTFAYIMGAAIRHSPWSWFTPMLGA from the coding sequence ATGTCCGGGTATTTGATGGTCAAACATACTCACATGACCCTCGCCGTTTTGAGTCTGCTCTTTTTTATTTTACGCGCCGGGTGGTCGATCTCAGGATCCAGCCTGCTTGCACGCCCCTTTGTACGCATCGCCCCGCACGTCATTGATACGCTACTGCTGGCCTGTGGCCTGTACCTGCTGTCTTTCATCGGCATGCAGACATTCATTGTGGCCAAGCTGATCGGGCTGGTGCTGTATATCGTCCTGGGTACCATGGCAATCAAGCGTGCGCGTACCGCCGGGCAAAAAGCCATATTCGCGACACTGGCCGTGCTGACCTTCGCGTATATCATGGGCGCTGCCATCAGGCACAGCCCCTGGTCATGGTTTACACCCATGCTGGGTGCCTGA
- a CDS encoding cystathionine gamma-synthase family protein — protein sequence MKEKQLTTTVLHADRRDRIEHGAIHKPIHVSTEYAYDDARELAAVFQGKPGYTYARQGTPTTAALENKISLLEQGKGTVTFATGMAALSAIFLTLLRKGDHLISSSYIFGNTNSLLGTLTQFGIDITFVDPSDAAAVSAAIRPETRMVFVETIANPGTQIADLEQIGLLCRERQLVYVVDNTLTSPCLLKGRDVHASLVMNSLSKYICGHGNALGGSVTNTGLYDWSTYANIYDDYKKGSPDSWGLTQIKKKGLRDMGGTLSAEAGHKIAVGAETLALRMNQACSNAFALARFLESHPGIASVRYPGLAGHPQHELATRLFGGRYGALLGVELIDGIDCFDFLNTLDVVILATHLGDSRTLALPVAHTIYYEMGAQRRAQMGIGDNLLRISVGIEDEADLINDFAQALDRCMGK from the coding sequence ATGAAGGAAAAACAGCTGACCACAACAGTGCTGCACGCCGACCGGCGTGACCGCATAGAACATGGTGCCATCCACAAGCCCATCCATGTCTCGACCGAATACGCCTATGATGATGCGCGTGAACTGGCCGCCGTATTTCAGGGCAAGCCAGGCTATACCTATGCCCGACAGGGCACGCCGACTACGGCAGCGCTGGAAAATAAAATCTCCTTGCTGGAGCAGGGTAAGGGAACCGTTACCTTTGCGACGGGCATGGCGGCGCTCAGCGCCATCTTTCTGACGTTGCTGCGCAAGGGTGATCACCTCATCTCAAGTAGTTACATTTTCGGCAACACCAATAGTTTGCTGGGTACGCTGACACAGTTTGGCATCGATATCACGTTTGTGGATCCGTCCGATGCTGCCGCGGTCAGTGCGGCTATCCGGCCGGAAACCCGTATGGTGTTTGTCGAAACGATTGCCAATCCGGGAACCCAGATTGCAGACCTGGAGCAGATCGGCTTACTGTGTCGTGAGCGTCAGCTGGTCTATGTGGTGGACAACACACTGACGTCACCGTGTCTGCTCAAAGGCCGCGATGTGCATGCATCCCTGGTCATGAATTCCCTTTCAAAATATATTTGCGGTCATGGCAATGCGCTGGGCGGATCTGTTACCAACACCGGCCTGTATGACTGGTCGACCTATGCAAATATCTACGACGATTATAAAAAAGGCAGCCCGGATAGCTGGGGGCTGACTCAGATCAAAAAGAAAGGGCTGCGCGATATGGGTGGCACTCTGTCTGCAGAGGCCGGACACAAAATCGCTGTTGGCGCCGAAACGCTTGCCCTGCGTATGAATCAGGCGTGCTCCAACGCCTTTGCACTGGCCCGCTTTCTTGAATCTCATCCAGGGATTGCCAGCGTGCGTTATCCCGGGCTTGCCGGGCATCCGCAACATGAGCTGGCCACGAGGCTGTTTGGCGGCCGTTACGGCGCGCTGCTCGGCGTTGAATTGATTGATGGTATTGACTGTTTTGATTTTCTTAATACGCTGGACGTTGTTATACTTGCGACGCATTTGGGGGATTCACGAACCCTTGCGCTGCCGGTGGCACATACCATTTACTATGAAATGGGTGCGCAGCGGCGGGCGCAAATGGGGATCGGCGATAACCTGCTGCGTATCTCCGTTGGCATTGAAGATGAAGCGGATCTGATCAATGATTTTGCTCAGGCGCTTGATCGCTGCATGGGGAAATAG
- a CDS encoding TSUP family transporter, whose product MEVELGWNVFLILFFVAMLAGFVDALAGGGGLIVIPVMMLMGFPVLNVLATNKLQGSIGTLTSSLTMMRRGVIQFRELRVPALMSFVGACLGTVLIQLIDPSVLDFLIPLVLLAIGLYFLLTPSAGQTERAARISAKPFEFGVVPAIGFYDGFFGPGTGSFFSLANITLRGMHIVKASGAARLFNFASNVASVAVFVVGGQVLWLVGAVMICGQIIGSVSGSVMAVKHGSRLIRPLIVVVCFAMVIRFLLQRFWA is encoded by the coding sequence ATGGAAGTAGAGCTGGGCTGGAACGTATTTCTCATTCTGTTTTTTGTGGCCATGCTGGCCGGTTTTGTAGATGCACTGGCCGGTGGCGGCGGGCTGATTGTGATTCCGGTCATGATGCTGATGGGGTTTCCGGTGCTCAATGTGCTGGCAACCAATAAACTGCAGGGTAGCATTGGCACGCTTACCTCGTCGCTCACCATGATGCGTCGTGGCGTGATTCAATTTCGTGAGTTGCGCGTGCCCGCACTCATGTCCTTTGTCGGTGCCTGCCTGGGCACGGTGCTGATCCAGCTGATCGACCCGAGCGTACTGGATTTTCTGATCCCGCTGGTTCTGCTGGCCATTGGCTTGTATTTTCTGCTTACCCCTTCTGCCGGGCAGACTGAAAGGGCGGCGCGTATCAGCGCCAAACCATTTGAGTTTGGCGTGGTGCCGGCGATTGGTTTTTATGATGGTTTCTTCGGTCCGGGCACCGGTTCTTTCTTTTCTCTGGCCAATATCACGCTGCGCGGTATGCATATTGTCAAAGCCTCGGGCGCGGCGCGGTTGTTCAACTTCGCCAGCAATGTCGCCTCGGTCGCCGTGTTTGTTGTGGGCGGACAGGTGTTGTGGCTGGTTGGCGCCGTGATGATCTGCGGCCAGATTATCGGCTCGGTATCAGGCTCGGTCATGGCTGTTAAGCATGGTTCGCGACTGATCCGGCCGCTGATTGTGGTGGTTTGTTTTGCCATGGTCATTCGTTTTCTGTTGCAGCGTTTCTGGGCCTGA
- a CDS encoding HU family DNA-binding protein: MNKTELVEYIATKADISKAAAGRSLDAVIAAVKQQLKKGGTVTLVGFGTFAVSTRAARTGRNPRTGEAIKIKKAKVPKFRPGKALKDAVN; encoded by the coding sequence ATGAACAAAACAGAACTCGTTGAATACATCGCTACCAAAGCAGATATCTCTAAAGCTGCTGCTGGCCGCTCTCTTGACGCTGTGATCGCTGCTGTTAAACAACAGCTGAAAAAAGGCGGTACGGTGACACTGGTTGGTTTCGGTACATTTGCCGTTTCTACACGCGCTGCTCGTACTGGTCGTAACCCACGCACTGGTGAAGCTATCAAAATCAAGAAAGCCAAGGTGCCTAAATTCCGTCCTGGTAAAGCTCTGAAAGACGCTGTTAACTAA
- a CDS encoding TerC family protein, whose amino-acid sequence MELLLDPNIWVGLITLIVLELVLGIDNLVFIAILVDKLPPKQRDKARITGLALALIMRLMLLSVMSWLIKLTEPLFSIYALSFSGRDLILIAGGFFLLFKGTLELHERLEGKTKASTGPRVYASFGVIVTQIIVLDAIFSLDSIITAVGMVDHLPVMFAAVIIAMGVMLVASKPLTNFVNQHPTVVVLCLGFLLMIGFSLLAEGFGFKVPKGYLYAAIGFSVMIEIFNQIARHSLKRTEATRPMRERTAEGILRMLGKRPPDEAHLENPSQEAELPVVFEDEERYMVSGVLTLADRSIHSIMTPRADISWINIEDDIDKIRDEIINTPHTFFPICRGALDEIIGVGRARDLVADILTDGRINVKKLRKPLVVPESINILTLIQTLKESRGQLVVISDEFGAIEGLVTPMDVFEAIAGEFPDEDETPDIVELGEGRWMIDGAADLRHLEQILNIDGLYDDNEETATLAGYLLRQFDRLAEPGDVFELEQGHIKTVFKVVALDGRRIGQVSVEQHREKDPEELLDV is encoded by the coding sequence ATGGAGCTGTTGCTTGACCCAAACATATGGGTAGGCTTGATTACACTGATTGTTCTGGAGTTGGTGCTGGGCATAGACAACCTTGTCTTTATTGCCATTCTCGTAGACAAACTCCCCCCAAAGCAGCGTGACAAAGCTCGCATTACCGGACTAGCCCTGGCCCTGATCATGCGGCTCATGTTGCTGTCGGTCATGTCCTGGCTGATCAAACTGACGGAACCGCTGTTTTCCATATACGCGCTATCGTTCTCGGGCCGGGATCTGATCCTGATTGCCGGTGGTTTTTTTCTGCTGTTCAAAGGAACGCTCGAACTGCATGAACGGCTTGAAGGCAAGACCAAAGCGTCTACCGGACCGCGCGTTTATGCCAGCTTCGGCGTGATTGTGACCCAGATTATTGTCCTGGATGCCATCTTTTCGCTGGACTCCATTATCACCGCTGTCGGTATGGTCGATCATCTGCCGGTCATGTTTGCCGCCGTCATTATCGCCATGGGGGTTATGCTGGTTGCCTCCAAACCGCTCACCAATTTCGTCAACCAGCATCCAACAGTGGTCGTACTGTGTCTGGGCTTTCTGCTCATGATCGGCTTTTCGCTACTGGCCGAGGGCTTCGGCTTCAAAGTACCCAAAGGCTATCTGTATGCGGCCATCGGCTTTTCGGTCATGATCGAAATCTTCAACCAGATCGCACGCCACAGCCTCAAACGCACCGAGGCGACCCGCCCCATGCGAGAACGCACCGCCGAGGGGATTCTGCGCATGCTGGGTAAACGCCCCCCCGACGAAGCGCATCTGGAAAACCCCAGCCAGGAGGCCGAACTTCCAGTGGTTTTTGAAGATGAAGAGCGCTATATGGTGAGCGGCGTCCTTACGCTTGCCGACCGCAGCATTCATTCGATCATGACGCCGCGTGCGGATATTTCATGGATCAATATCGAAGACGACATCGACAAAATCCGCGACGAAATCATCAACACGCCGCATACTTTCTTTCCGATCTGCCGCGGAGCGCTGGATGAAATTATCGGGGTGGGCCGGGCTCGCGACCTGGTTGCCGATATTCTCACCGACGGCCGGATTAATGTCAAAAAGCTGCGCAAACCACTGGTGGTGCCCGAATCCATCAACATCCTGACGCTGATCCAGACACTCAAGGAAAGCCGCGGCCAGCTGGTCGTCATCAGCGACGAATTCGGCGCCATTGAAGGTCTGGTCACTCCGATGGACGTTTTCGAAGCCATCGCCGGTGAATTTCCCGACGAGGATGAAACACCCGATATCGTGGAGCTGGGCGAGGGTCGCTGGATGATCGACGGCGCAGCCGATCTGCGTCATCTGGAACAAATTCTGAACATAGACGGCCTATACGACGACAACGAAGAAACGGCCACGCTTGCCGGCTATCTGCTGCGACAGTTTGACCGGCTGGCCGAACCCGGCGACGTATTCGAACTGGAACAGGGCCATATAAAAACCGTGTTCAAGGTCGTGGCACTGGATGGTCGGCGAATTGGCCAGGTCAGCGTTGAACAGCATCGAGAGAAAGACCCCGAAGAGTTGCTGGATGTGTAA
- a CDS encoding ABC transporter ATP-binding protein/permease, whose protein sequence is MDWGQELRNSAFWLIQAYVISFAAIVVAGWLLTRYTHWGRQFWKLAGDYFNPRRSVRPIVMFSVILLLSLSGVRVSVLFSNWYNSMYTALQKLDETNFWIQMGVFTILAGIHIVRSLVTFYLQQAFTINWRESLNDVFLGKWLSRTSYYRSHYLSTPADNPDQRIQQDISSFVTVSLDLCLGVVSSLVSAVAFTIILWTLSGDLTLAGVTIPRGMVFALFIYILIATVFAFRIGRPLILLNFLDEKFNADYRYSLVRVREYAESIAFYRGEKIEMGKLMSRFRQIISNVWAIVHRSVKFQGFNFFVSQTAVIFPFIIQAPRFFSEQITLGAMTQSAQAFGTLHDNLSFFRNAYDTFAGYRATLNRLHGFLTNIENADALPLPDVRQDGDKVLLENVSIRTPLGQELVNDVSLNVEKGQSWLLQGPSGSGKTTILRAVAGLWPYSSGTIVRPEDDILFLSQKPYVPEGSLLEALYYPHAVPADGLEKGRQALLDVHLAHLQPRIEETVSWSHTLSLGEQQRVAFARLLLANPSAAFIDEATSAMDEGLEDAMYRLIHQRLPDLKLISVGHRSTLIPQHSHLLHLNGDGTWYSRPIDTPPAPVSA, encoded by the coding sequence ATGGACTGGGGTCAGGAATTAAGAAATAGTGCCTTCTGGCTTATACAGGCCTATGTGATTTCATTTGCGGCCATCGTGGTGGCGGGCTGGCTGCTGACGCGCTATACCCACTGGGGGCGACAGTTCTGGAAGCTGGCTGGCGACTATTTCAATCCGCGGCGCTCGGTACGCCCCATTGTCATGTTCAGCGTTATTCTGCTGCTCAGCCTGTCGGGCGTGCGCGTCAGTGTGCTGTTTTCCAACTGGTACAACAGCATGTATACGGCGCTGCAAAAGCTGGATGAAACCAATTTCTGGATACAGATGGGTGTTTTTACCATTCTGGCCGGTATTCATATTGTCCGCTCCCTGGTCACGTTCTACCTGCAGCAGGCCTTTACGATCAACTGGCGTGAATCGCTTAACGACGTCTTTCTGGGCAAATGGCTGTCGCGCACCAGCTATTACCGTTCCCATTACCTCAGTACTCCGGCAGATAACCCGGACCAGCGGATTCAGCAGGATATCAGCAGCTTTGTCACGGTGTCGCTGGACCTGTGCCTGGGTGTGGTCAGTTCTCTGGTCTCTGCGGTTGCATTTACCATTATCTTGTGGACGCTGTCCGGCGACCTTACGCTGGCAGGGGTCACCATTCCGCGCGGCATGGTGTTTGCCCTGTTTATTTATATTCTGATTGCCACGGTGTTTGCATTCCGCATTGGCCGGCCCCTGATTCTGCTGAATTTTCTTGACGAAAAGTTCAACGCTGACTACCGGTATTCGCTGGTACGCGTGCGGGAGTATGCCGAAAGCATCGCTTTCTACCGAGGCGAGAAAATTGAAATGGGCAAACTGATGAGCCGTTTCCGGCAAATTATCAGCAATGTCTGGGCGATTGTGCATCGGAGCGTTAAATTTCAGGGGTTCAACTTCTTTGTCTCGCAGACAGCCGTTATTTTTCCCTTTATTATTCAGGCGCCGCGGTTTTTCTCCGAGCAGATCACGCTGGGCGCCATGACGCAGAGCGCGCAGGCGTTTGGCACCCTGCATGACAACCTGTCGTTCTTCCGCAATGCGTACGATACGTTTGCGGGCTACCGCGCCACATTGAATCGTCTGCACGGCTTTCTTACCAATATTGAAAACGCCGACGCCTTGCCCCTGCCCGACGTTCGCCAGGATGGCGACAAAGTTCTGCTGGAGAATGTGAGTATTCGCACGCCACTGGGTCAGGAGCTCGTTAACGACGTGTCCCTGAACGTGGAAAAAGGCCAGTCCTGGCTGCTGCAGGGGCCTTCGGGTTCGGGTAAAACAACGATTCTGCGAGCAGTTGCCGGCCTGTGGCCGTATTCCAGTGGCACGATCGTACGGCCCGAAGACGACATTTTATTCCTGTCGCAAAAACCGTATGTTCCCGAGGGCTCACTGCTTGAGGCGCTTTATTATCCGCATGCCGTGCCGGCAGACGGCCTGGAAAAAGGGCGACAGGCCCTGCTGGATGTACATCTGGCCCACCTGCAGCCACGTATAGAGGAAACCGTCAGCTGGTCACATACCTTGTCGCTGGGTGAACAGCAGCGGGTCGCCTTTGCCCGCCTGCTGCTGGCAAATCCATCGGCCGCGTTCATCGATGAGGCTACCTCGGCCATGGACGAAGGCCTGGAAGACGCCATGTATCGCCTGATACATCAGCGCCTGCCCGATTTGAAACTGATCAGTGTCGGCCACCGCAGTACGCTGATCCCGCAACATTCGCATTTATTGCATCTGAATGGTGACGGAACCTGGTATTCGCGGCCCATCGATACGCCGCCGGCACCGGTTTCAGCCTGA
- the rnr gene encoding ribonuclease R: MATRKKSANTQQSSLPLHEPGQAYDPDVPSRENILSLLRGADKPQSLQQLINHFNLTRQGGVDGLEKRLAAMLRDGQLDNTPQGWQITTKPKDYVIGRVQGHRDGFGFLIPEDGGQDLFLSPREMLKVLHGDRVQVKPTGEYRGKPEGTIVEVLERSTNRLVGRLLQEQGIYVVAPEDQRIKHDILVPASDLGGAQHGQVVTVEIVQQPTRHTQPLGRIIEVLGEIDDPGMEIEIAVRKFDVPVGFSEATLAQADALPETVVQRDLSGRVDLRDVPFITIDGEDARDFDDAVYCEPVNIGTEQRRRKGWRLLVAIADVSHYVRPEDAIDTDALARGTSVYFPRRVIPMLPEKLSNGLCSLNPQVDRLVLVCDMVIPATGAKAGTVTAYQFYNAVIHSHERTTYTQIWTALQQIDGPTARALKHVLPHIQDLYTLYQLLDGTRKKRGAMDFDTIETKIISNELGKIEQIVPHVRNDAHKLIEECMLAANTCAAEFVKANKRLSLYRVHEGPTPEKLKNLREYLRTLGLSLAGGDEPSGKDYAALLDSARARPDFQIIQTMALRSMQQAIYSPDDSGHFGLAYPSYTHFTSPIRRYPDLLTHRVIKAILAKRAYVPETAGVAWVEGESRQQHEHALWEKLGVVLSAYERRADDASRDVEAWLKCWFVREHVGEVFSGKVTGVTSFGLFITLDTLYVEGLVHVSELGTDYFQFNESLNELRGERTGKKYRLTDSVQVQVTRVDLEARRIEFALVKGITYDSLRKQAQRQDAPPRPPKRAAKPKPAGIKSRGQQALERRATAIKAGKKAAQSAGKKASRRR; encoded by the coding sequence ATGGCAACGAGAAAAAAATCAGCTAATACCCAGCAGTCGTCGCTGCCGCTGCATGAACCTGGTCAAGCCTACGATCCCGATGTCCCTTCCCGGGAAAATATTCTCAGCCTGCTGCGCGGCGCCGATAAACCGCAGTCTCTGCAGCAGCTGATCAATCATTTCAATCTCACCCGGCAGGGTGGTGTAGACGGGCTGGAAAAACGCCTGGCCGCCATGCTGCGCGATGGTCAGCTGGATAATACGCCGCAGGGCTGGCAGATTACGACAAAGCCCAAGGATTATGTGATCGGGCGTGTGCAGGGGCATCGTGATGGTTTTGGCTTTCTGATTCCGGAAGATGGCGGTCAGGATCTGTTTCTGTCGCCGCGGGAAATGCTGAAGGTATTGCATGGCGACCGGGTACAGGTTAAGCCCACCGGAGAATATCGCGGCAAGCCCGAAGGCACGATTGTTGAAGTGCTGGAACGCAGTACTAACCGGCTGGTAGGGCGGCTGCTGCAGGAGCAGGGCATATACGTGGTGGCGCCCGAAGACCAGCGTATCAAGCACGATATTCTGGTGCCGGCGTCGGATCTGGGCGGCGCTCAGCACGGGCAGGTGGTCACGGTTGAAATCGTGCAACAGCCCACCCGTCATACGCAGCCGCTGGGGCGCATTATCGAAGTGCTTGGTGAGATAGATGACCCGGGCATGGAAATTGAAATTGCGGTGCGCAAATTCGATGTGCCTGTGGGGTTTTCCGAGGCAACGCTGGCACAGGCCGATGCCCTGCCCGAAACCGTGGTACAGCGGGATCTGAGCGGTCGTGTTGATCTGCGTGACGTGCCTTTTATTACCATTGACGGCGAAGACGCCCGTGACTTTGACGATGCCGTGTACTGCGAGCCGGTTAATATCGGTACCGAACAGCGGCGGCGCAAGGGATGGCGCCTGCTGGTCGCCATTGCCGACGTCAGTCATTATGTGCGTCCGGAAGACGCGATTGACACCGATGCGCTGGCGCGTGGCACCAGCGTGTATTTTCCGCGGCGGGTGATTCCCATGCTGCCCGAGAAACTGTCCAACGGACTGTGCTCACTCAACCCGCAAGTTGACCGCCTGGTGCTGGTATGCGATATGGTGATTCCTGCTACCGGCGCCAAAGCAGGCACGGTGACAGCCTACCAGTTCTATAACGCGGTGATTCATTCGCATGAGCGTACCACCTATACCCAGATCTGGACGGCCCTGCAGCAAATTGACGGACCTACTGCGCGTGCTCTGAAGCATGTGCTGCCGCATATCCAGGACCTGTACACGCTCTATCAATTGCTGGATGGCACGCGCAAGAAGCGCGGTGCAATGGATTTTGACACGATCGAAACCAAAATTATCAGCAATGAACTGGGCAAGATAGAGCAGATTGTTCCGCATGTACGGAATGATGCACACAAACTCATTGAAGAATGCATGCTCGCCGCCAACACCTGCGCGGCTGAATTCGTCAAGGCCAACAAGCGCCTGAGCCTGTATCGTGTTCATGAAGGCCCGACACCGGAAAAACTGAAAAACCTGCGCGAGTACCTGCGCACGCTCGGCCTGTCTCTGGCCGGGGGCGATGAGCCCAGCGGCAAGGATTACGCTGCGCTGCTTGATTCGGCACGGGCACGTCCGGATTTCCAGATCATCCAGACCATGGCCTTGCGCTCCATGCAGCAGGCGATCTATAGTCCCGATGATTCAGGCCACTTCGGCCTGGCCTATCCCAGCTATACGCATTTCACATCGCCCATCCGGCGCTATCCGGATTTGCTGACCCACCGTGTCATCAAGGCCATTCTGGCCAAGCGCGCTTATGTTCCCGAAACGGCGGGCGTAGCCTGGGTCGAAGGTGAGTCGCGCCAGCAGCATGAACACGCTTTGTGGGAGAAACTGGGGGTTGTACTGTCGGCCTACGAACGTCGTGCCGACGATGCCTCACGTGATGTCGAAGCCTGGCTCAAATGCTGGTTCGTACGCGAGCATGTGGGTGAAGTCTTCAGCGGCAAGGTCACCGGTGTGACCTCTTTTGGCCTGTTCATTACGCTCGATACGCTTTATGTTGAAGGGCTGGTGCATGTGTCAGAGCTTGGAACCGATTACTTCCAGTTCAATGAAAGTCTCAATGAGTTGCGCGGTGAGCGCACGGGCAAGAAATATCGTCTGACCGACAGTGTGCAGGTGCAGGTCACGCGCGTGGACCTGGAGGCGCGACGCATTGAGTTTGCCCTGGTCAAAGGCATCACCTATGATTCGCTGCGCAAGCAGGCGCAGCGCCAGGATGCGCCGCCGCGCCCACCCAAACGGGCCGCCAAGCCCAAACCGGCAGGCATCAAAAGCCGCGGGCAGCAGGCCCTGGAACGCCGGGCAACGGCAATAAAAGCCGGCAAAAAGGCTGCACAGTCGGCCGGCAAGAAAGCATCCCGCCGCCGCTGA